The proteins below are encoded in one region of Apium graveolens cultivar Ventura chromosome 4, ASM990537v1, whole genome shotgun sequence:
- the LOC141721349 gene encoding uncharacterized protein At2g33490-like isoform X3, which yields MRRLYDDLITAAAGTANSAYEFSESLLEMGTCLLERTASSAFGESGGVLQMLAKKQLELKKIVDTYRSRIFLTITNPSESLLSELQKLEDMKLQCDAKREVYEHMLARYKEKGKFRSGICEQSITSQQVKEARTEYDEAARLCIFRANSLKQGQGHSLLTQAARHHTAQLNFFFKGVESLVEVDPQVRQVSKKQHIDCDGVLNEGEDGGSEMGNSFVNSVDYGADLLNPHSLNAEDIEQIIRRTYHEAQAFSQRTRPSSDSAPVDSEKLNPSDKRRKMQPSEQKLQTYVLPTPLKISSAITTNLALQSNYTIPSSANLRRSSSLYTERNSNFSSIPMPPPNKHSLPQLEKRNSFDLNWNKRAYSGPSPSKPIISTSSPLTSKEHPSGVLSRVPVSQLSTSANLFHSDSPPSISSLRITELHELPRPPDSIVSKVEGSSIVHSAPLVVRNPEHPPNKIPDLAINVASSLTVPRSFSTPSSLKSKPSHMAMLSGSSQIPDQVEEFDSPPLTPLSLSDLKPLSIISQAVSSSGKMRGSR from the exons ATGAGACGTTTGTATGACGATTTAATAACTGCAGCTGCGGGAACAGCTAACAGTGCATATG aattttcagagTCATTGCTAGAAATGGGGACCTGTTTATTGGAGAGGACTGCATCTAGTGCCTTTGGAGAAAGTG GAGGTGTGTTGCAGATGTTGGCAAAAAAACAGTTAGAACTCAAGAAGATTGTTGATACTTAT CGCTCTCGAATATTCCTTACGATTACAAACCCTTCAGAATCTTTACTGAGCGAGCTTCAGAAACTCGAG GATATGAAATTACAGTGTGATGCTAAAAG AGAGGTTTATGAACACATGCTAGCACGATACAAAGAGAAAGGAAAATTTAGAAGTGGAATATGTGAACAATCTATTACTTCTCAGCAAGTAAAAGAAGCTCGGACTGAATATGATGAAGCAGCAAGACTTTGTATTTTTCGGGCAAATTCTCTAAAGCAAGGACAAGGACACAGTCTTTTAACACAGGCAGCTCGTCATCACACAGCACAG CTGAACTTTTTTTTTAAAGGAGTTGAATCACTAGTGGAAGTCGATCCACAAGTAAGACAAGTCTCCAAAAAGCAACACATTGATTGCGATGGTGTACTTAATGAAGGAGAAGATGGCGGAAGTGAGATGGGAAACAGCTTTGTGAATTCT GTGGATTATGGGGCTGACTTGCTAAATCCTCATTCTTTGAATGCGGAAGACATTGAG CAGATAATTCGTAGAACATACCATGAGGCACAAGCTTTCAGCCAGAGAACTAGACCAAGTAGCGATTCTGCTCCAGTTGATTCCGAGAAGTTAAATCCATCCGATAAAAGAAGGAAAATGCAGCCATCTGAACAGAAGCTTCAGACCTATGTGTTGCCTACTCCTCTAAAGATTTCATCTGCAATCACGACTAACTTGGCCCTACAGTCAAATTATACAATCCCGAGCTCTGCCAATCTGCGGCGTTCATCTTCGCTTTACACTGAGCGAAATAGTAACTTTTCCTCCATTCCTATGCCCCCTCCTAATAAACATTCACTTCCACAGTTAGAAAAACGTAACTCTTTCGATCTCAACTGGAACAAAAGAGCCTATTCTGGTCCTTCACCAAGTAAACCTATTATATCTACTAGTAGTCCCCTCACTAGTAAAGAACATCCAAGTGGTGTGCTTTCTCGAGTCCCAGTTTCTCAGCTGTCTACATCTGCGAACCTATTTCATAGCGATTCACCTCCCTCCATATCTTCACTTAGAATTACTGAGCTTCATGAACTCCCTAGGCCCCCTGACAGTATAGTTTCAAAGGTGGAGGGTTCTTCGATTGTTCATTCTGCCCCCTTGGTAGTAAGAAATCCTGAGCATCCTCCAAATAAAATCCCTGATCTGGCAATAAACGTTGCATCTTCACTAACTGTTCCTCGGAGTTTCTCCACACCCTCTAGTTTAAAATCCAAGCCCTCTCATATGGCCATGCTATCAGGGTCTTCTCAAATTCCAGATCAGGTTGAAGAATTTGATTCTCCTCCACTGACACCACTATCCCTTTCAGACTTGAAGCCATTGTCAATCATTTCTCAGGCAGTCTCCAGTTCTGGGAAGATGAGAG GTTCCCGCTGA
- the LOC141721349 gene encoding uncharacterized protein At2g33490-like isoform X2 codes for MKSSLQKIKKLALGKSETRDEIFHHSFAPLDAELAQVAKDIQEMRRLYDDLITAAAGTANSAYEFSESLLEMGTCLLERTASSAFGESGGVLQMLAKKQLELKKIVDTYRSRIFLTITNPSESLLSELQKLEDMKLQCDAKREVYEHMLARYKEKGKFRSGICEQSITSQQVKEARTEYDEAARLCIFRANSLKQGQGHSLLTQAARHHTAQLNFFFKGVESLVEVDPQVRQVSKKQHIDCDGVLNEGEDGGSEMGNSFVNSVDYGADLLNPHSLNAEDIEIIRRTYHEAQAFSQRTRPSSDSAPVDSEKLNPSDKRRKMQPSEQKLQTYVLPTPLKISSAITTNLALQSNYTIPSSANLRRSSSLYTERNSNFSSIPMPPPNKHSLPQLEKRNSFDLNWNKRAYSGPSPSKPIISTSSPLTSKEHPSGVLSRVPVSQLSTSANLFHSDSPPSISSLRITELHELPRPPDSIVSKVEGSSIVHSAPLVVRNPEHPPNKIPDLAINVASSLTVPRSFSTPSSLKSKPSHMAMLSGSSQIPDQVEEFDSPPLTPLSLSDLKPLSIISQAVSSSGKMRGSR; via the exons ATGAAGTCGTCTTTACAGAAGATTAAGAAACTTGCACTTGGCAAAAGCGAAACCAGGGACGAAATATTTCACCACTCTTTTGCTCCATTAGATGCTGAGCTGGCTCAGGTTGCTAAG GATATCCAAGAGATGAGACGTTTGTATGACGATTTAATAACTGCAGCTGCGGGAACAGCTAACAGTGCATATG aattttcagagTCATTGCTAGAAATGGGGACCTGTTTATTGGAGAGGACTGCATCTAGTGCCTTTGGAGAAAGTG GAGGTGTGTTGCAGATGTTGGCAAAAAAACAGTTAGAACTCAAGAAGATTGTTGATACTTAT CGCTCTCGAATATTCCTTACGATTACAAACCCTTCAGAATCTTTACTGAGCGAGCTTCAGAAACTCGAG GATATGAAATTACAGTGTGATGCTAAAAG AGAGGTTTATGAACACATGCTAGCACGATACAAAGAGAAAGGAAAATTTAGAAGTGGAATATGTGAACAATCTATTACTTCTCAGCAAGTAAAAGAAGCTCGGACTGAATATGATGAAGCAGCAAGACTTTGTATTTTTCGGGCAAATTCTCTAAAGCAAGGACAAGGACACAGTCTTTTAACACAGGCAGCTCGTCATCACACAGCACAG CTGAACTTTTTTTTTAAAGGAGTTGAATCACTAGTGGAAGTCGATCCACAAGTAAGACAAGTCTCCAAAAAGCAACACATTGATTGCGATGGTGTACTTAATGAAGGAGAAGATGGCGGAAGTGAGATGGGAAACAGCTTTGTGAATTCT GTGGATTATGGGGCTGACTTGCTAAATCCTCATTCTTTGAATGCGGAAGACATTGAG ATAATTCGTAGAACATACCATGAGGCACAAGCTTTCAGCCAGAGAACTAGACCAAGTAGCGATTCTGCTCCAGTTGATTCCGAGAAGTTAAATCCATCCGATAAAAGAAGGAAAATGCAGCCATCTGAACAGAAGCTTCAGACCTATGTGTTGCCTACTCCTCTAAAGATTTCATCTGCAATCACGACTAACTTGGCCCTACAGTCAAATTATACAATCCCGAGCTCTGCCAATCTGCGGCGTTCATCTTCGCTTTACACTGAGCGAAATAGTAACTTTTCCTCCATTCCTATGCCCCCTCCTAATAAACATTCACTTCCACAGTTAGAAAAACGTAACTCTTTCGATCTCAACTGGAACAAAAGAGCCTATTCTGGTCCTTCACCAAGTAAACCTATTATATCTACTAGTAGTCCCCTCACTAGTAAAGAACATCCAAGTGGTGTGCTTTCTCGAGTCCCAGTTTCTCAGCTGTCTACATCTGCGAACCTATTTCATAGCGATTCACCTCCCTCCATATCTTCACTTAGAATTACTGAGCTTCATGAACTCCCTAGGCCCCCTGACAGTATAGTTTCAAAGGTGGAGGGTTCTTCGATTGTTCATTCTGCCCCCTTGGTAGTAAGAAATCCTGAGCATCCTCCAAATAAAATCCCTGATCTGGCAATAAACGTTGCATCTTCACTAACTGTTCCTCGGAGTTTCTCCACACCCTCTAGTTTAAAATCCAAGCCCTCTCATATGGCCATGCTATCAGGGTCTTCTCAAATTCCAGATCAGGTTGAAGAATTTGATTCTCCTCCACTGACACCACTATCCCTTTCAGACTTGAAGCCATTGTCAATCATTTCTCAGGCAGTCTCCAGTTCTGGGAAGATGAGAG GTTCCCGCTGA
- the LOC141721349 gene encoding uncharacterized protein At2g33490-like isoform X1, translating into MKSSLQKIKKLALGKSETRDEIFHHSFAPLDAELAQVAKDIQEMRRLYDDLITAAAGTANSAYEFSESLLEMGTCLLERTASSAFGESGGVLQMLAKKQLELKKIVDTYRSRIFLTITNPSESLLSELQKLEDMKLQCDAKREVYEHMLARYKEKGKFRSGICEQSITSQQVKEARTEYDEAARLCIFRANSLKQGQGHSLLTQAARHHTAQLNFFFKGVESLVEVDPQVRQVSKKQHIDCDGVLNEGEDGGSEMGNSFVNSVDYGADLLNPHSLNAEDIEQIIRRTYHEAQAFSQRTRPSSDSAPVDSEKLNPSDKRRKMQPSEQKLQTYVLPTPLKISSAITTNLALQSNYTIPSSANLRRSSSLYTERNSNFSSIPMPPPNKHSLPQLEKRNSFDLNWNKRAYSGPSPSKPIISTSSPLTSKEHPSGVLSRVPVSQLSTSANLFHSDSPPSISSLRITELHELPRPPDSIVSKVEGSSIVHSAPLVVRNPEHPPNKIPDLAINVASSLTVPRSFSTPSSLKSKPSHMAMLSGSSQIPDQVEEFDSPPLTPLSLSDLKPLSIISQAVSSSGKMRGSR; encoded by the exons ATGAAGTCGTCTTTACAGAAGATTAAGAAACTTGCACTTGGCAAAAGCGAAACCAGGGACGAAATATTTCACCACTCTTTTGCTCCATTAGATGCTGAGCTGGCTCAGGTTGCTAAG GATATCCAAGAGATGAGACGTTTGTATGACGATTTAATAACTGCAGCTGCGGGAACAGCTAACAGTGCATATG aattttcagagTCATTGCTAGAAATGGGGACCTGTTTATTGGAGAGGACTGCATCTAGTGCCTTTGGAGAAAGTG GAGGTGTGTTGCAGATGTTGGCAAAAAAACAGTTAGAACTCAAGAAGATTGTTGATACTTAT CGCTCTCGAATATTCCTTACGATTACAAACCCTTCAGAATCTTTACTGAGCGAGCTTCAGAAACTCGAG GATATGAAATTACAGTGTGATGCTAAAAG AGAGGTTTATGAACACATGCTAGCACGATACAAAGAGAAAGGAAAATTTAGAAGTGGAATATGTGAACAATCTATTACTTCTCAGCAAGTAAAAGAAGCTCGGACTGAATATGATGAAGCAGCAAGACTTTGTATTTTTCGGGCAAATTCTCTAAAGCAAGGACAAGGACACAGTCTTTTAACACAGGCAGCTCGTCATCACACAGCACAG CTGAACTTTTTTTTTAAAGGAGTTGAATCACTAGTGGAAGTCGATCCACAAGTAAGACAAGTCTCCAAAAAGCAACACATTGATTGCGATGGTGTACTTAATGAAGGAGAAGATGGCGGAAGTGAGATGGGAAACAGCTTTGTGAATTCT GTGGATTATGGGGCTGACTTGCTAAATCCTCATTCTTTGAATGCGGAAGACATTGAG CAGATAATTCGTAGAACATACCATGAGGCACAAGCTTTCAGCCAGAGAACTAGACCAAGTAGCGATTCTGCTCCAGTTGATTCCGAGAAGTTAAATCCATCCGATAAAAGAAGGAAAATGCAGCCATCTGAACAGAAGCTTCAGACCTATGTGTTGCCTACTCCTCTAAAGATTTCATCTGCAATCACGACTAACTTGGCCCTACAGTCAAATTATACAATCCCGAGCTCTGCCAATCTGCGGCGTTCATCTTCGCTTTACACTGAGCGAAATAGTAACTTTTCCTCCATTCCTATGCCCCCTCCTAATAAACATTCACTTCCACAGTTAGAAAAACGTAACTCTTTCGATCTCAACTGGAACAAAAGAGCCTATTCTGGTCCTTCACCAAGTAAACCTATTATATCTACTAGTAGTCCCCTCACTAGTAAAGAACATCCAAGTGGTGTGCTTTCTCGAGTCCCAGTTTCTCAGCTGTCTACATCTGCGAACCTATTTCATAGCGATTCACCTCCCTCCATATCTTCACTTAGAATTACTGAGCTTCATGAACTCCCTAGGCCCCCTGACAGTATAGTTTCAAAGGTGGAGGGTTCTTCGATTGTTCATTCTGCCCCCTTGGTAGTAAGAAATCCTGAGCATCCTCCAAATAAAATCCCTGATCTGGCAATAAACGTTGCATCTTCACTAACTGTTCCTCGGAGTTTCTCCACACCCTCTAGTTTAAAATCCAAGCCCTCTCATATGGCCATGCTATCAGGGTCTTCTCAAATTCCAGATCAGGTTGAAGAATTTGATTCTCCTCCACTGACACCACTATCCCTTTCAGACTTGAAGCCATTGTCAATCATTTCTCAGGCAGTCTCCAGTTCTGGGAAGATGAGAG GTTCCCGCTGA